Within the Sporomusaceae bacterium genome, the region TATCGTCGCCCCGCATTCTGCGGCAGCGGTCATGCTTCTGAGATGGCCGAGGTGGAGGGGGGTTTCCCTGACCGCCAGGATCAGCGGCCGCTTTTCTTTCAAGGTAACATCGGCCGCCCTAATGAGAAGGTTAGTGTCATATGAGTGCGCTATGGCAGACAGCGTCTTGATGCTGCACGGTAAGACGACCATGCCGTGACAGGGAAAGGAACCGCTGGAGATAGCGGCACCGAGATCATTGATACTATAACGGCAGTCGGCAAGATTTTCGACATCGGTTGCTTTGTAATCGGTTTCCAGTTCGATTGTTTTGCGGGCCCAGTCGGATAATATCAAGTGTGTTTCGATTTTTTTGAAACCCTTTAGCACTTCCAGCAACCGGATGCCGTAAATTTGCCCCGTCGCCCCTGACATGCCGACGATTATGCGTGTCTTGCTATTGCCGCGCACTCTAGTGTCCTCCCGCATGCCTATTGTGCATCATGTCGAACTTCTCTTGCCAGCGATTTTTCAGCACTTGGGCCAATTGGTCCGCCAGGTTTTCAGCGTCGATTTCGCCGCGGATGAATGAGCGCATGATGGGAAAGGCTGTCTGCACTTCCTCATGGGGACCGGGCAAATTGACGATAGTCGTCAGCCCGATCTGACCGACTCCTATGCG harbors:
- a CDS encoding UbiX family flavin prenyltransferase, whose product is MRGNSKTRIIVGMSGATGQIYGIRLLEVLKGFKKIETHLILSDWARKTIELETDYKATDVENLADCRYSINDLGAAISSGSFPCHGMVVLPCSIKTLSAIAHSYDTNLLIRAADVTLKEKRPLILAVRETPLHLGHLRSMTAAAECGATIFPPVPAFYNRPRTVDDLVIHTVGRILDTLGLKNSLSRRWGE